The proteins below are encoded in one region of Ornithinimicrobium avium:
- a CDS encoding Stk1 family PASTA domain-containing Ser/Thr kinase → MHSPMPVVVGLPESEARGALDAQELDPVVTRDYSETVAAGTVVSAEVDPGTRLRHGTDVGLVVSQGPERYAVPRLDGSTLEQASAALDEAHLRLGEQSSRHDESVPAGQVISSSPAAGEQLKPGAAVAVVLSDGPAPVDVPDVSGKAQDQASALLQAAGLTVQVAPERVFDPEVPDGAVVSQSPGPSSVARGTVVTVVVSKGPELVTVPDLVGKQYRQAETMLAELGLTVRREDIAGGFFGTVREQSVEPGTEVPTGTEVVVRVV, encoded by the coding sequence GTGCACTCCCCGATGCCGGTGGTCGTCGGGCTGCCCGAGAGCGAGGCCCGCGGCGCGCTCGACGCCCAGGAGCTGGACCCGGTGGTGACGCGCGACTACTCCGAGACGGTGGCGGCCGGCACGGTGGTCTCGGCCGAGGTCGACCCCGGCACGCGGCTCCGGCACGGCACCGACGTCGGTCTCGTCGTCTCCCAGGGGCCGGAGCGGTATGCCGTGCCGCGCCTGGACGGGTCGACGCTCGAGCAGGCGAGCGCCGCCCTGGACGAGGCGCACCTGAGGCTCGGTGAGCAGAGCTCCCGGCACGACGAGTCCGTGCCCGCCGGCCAGGTGATCAGCTCCTCCCCCGCGGCCGGGGAGCAGCTCAAGCCCGGCGCGGCGGTGGCGGTGGTGCTCAGCGACGGACCGGCCCCCGTCGACGTCCCGGACGTGAGCGGCAAGGCCCAGGACCAGGCGTCCGCGCTGCTCCAGGCGGCGGGGCTGACCGTCCAGGTCGCCCCGGAGCGGGTCTTCGACCCCGAGGTCCCCGACGGCGCGGTCGTCTCCCAGTCGCCCGGACCCTCCAGCGTGGCGCGGGGCACCGTGGTCACCGTCGTGGTCTCCAAGGGCCCGGAGCTGGTGACGGTGCCCGACCTGGTCGGCAAGCAGTACCGCCAGGCCGAGACGATGCTCGCCGAGCTCGGACTGACGGTCAGGCGCGAGGACATCGCCGGCGGGTTCTTCGGCACCGTGCGGGAGCAGTCGGTCGAGCCGGGCACCGAGGTGCCCACCGGCACGGAGGTCGTCGTCCGGGTCGTCTGA
- a CDS encoding molybdopterin-dependent oxidoreductase, with product MPGPGRTPAEELGLPPGQRAAPRWKPSHYGSVPVLRPETWRLAVGGATRSGGTTVLDLAALAELPAAELVAPLHCVDRHSVPAVRWGGVRLAEVLALEPPEEGAEHVLLAAARGYSSSLPLAELRRPDALLATHADGEPLTPEHGWPARVVLPRLYGFKGPKWVAEITYHREPQQGWWESHGYHPRGRVDLEERWAHQG from the coding sequence GTGCCCGGCCCGGGACGCACCCCGGCGGAGGAGCTCGGCCTGCCACCGGGCCAGCGCGCCGCGCCGCGGTGGAAGCCCTCGCACTACGGCAGCGTGCCCGTTCTGCGGCCCGAGACCTGGCGCCTGGCGGTGGGCGGGGCCACCCGCAGCGGCGGGACGACCGTCCTCGACCTGGCCGCGCTGGCCGAGCTGCCCGCCGCCGAGCTGGTCGCGCCGCTGCACTGCGTGGACCGGCACTCGGTCCCGGCGGTCCGCTGGGGCGGCGTCCGGCTGGCCGAGGTCCTGGCCCTGGAGCCGCCGGAGGAGGGCGCGGAGCACGTGCTGCTCGCGGCCGCGCGCGGCTACTCCTCCTCGCTGCCGCTGGCCGAGCTGCGCCGCCCCGACGCCCTCCTGGCCACGCACGCCGACGGAGAGCCGCTCACCCCCGAGCACGGCTGGCCGGCCCGGGTGGTGCTGCCCCGTCTCTACGGCTTCAAGGGGCCGAAGTGGGTCGCCGAGATCACCTACCACCGCGAGCCGCAGCAGGGCTGGTGGGAGAGCCACGGCTACCACCCGCGCGGACGGGTCGACCTCGAGGAGCGCTGGGCGCACCAGGGTTAG
- a CDS encoding threonine aldolase family protein: MAPRPVVADLRSDTVTRPTDAMRAAMVDAPVGDDVYGEDPTVARLEERVAALLGHEAALFMPTGSMANQVGLRLHAGPGQEVITDHLAHVLRAELGAAAAYSGITTRSWVADRGLLDVDTALEVMVADGGPYQVSTACVVVENTHNFGGGTVQPIEDMRRLREATAAAGVGVHLDGARLWNAHVATGVALSDYGACADTVSVCLSKGLGAPVGSLLASSAARVAQARVWRKRLGGGMRQVGILAAAGLHALDHHVERLAEDHARTRRAAEALADAVPGSVDPASVETNILVVDVAAGAWTGPGLVAAAAEQGVLGYPTDVRHARFVWHLDVDDAMTDHAAERLSRLLAAGPGE, encoded by the coding sequence CGGCGAGGACCCCACGGTCGCCCGGCTCGAGGAGCGGGTGGCCGCGCTGCTGGGCCACGAGGCCGCCCTGTTCATGCCCACCGGCTCGATGGCCAACCAGGTCGGGCTGCGGCTGCACGCCGGCCCCGGCCAGGAGGTCATCACCGACCACCTCGCCCACGTGCTGCGCGCCGAGCTGGGCGCCGCGGCAGCATACTCGGGGATCACCACCCGCAGCTGGGTCGCCGACCGCGGCCTGCTCGACGTGGACACCGCGCTGGAGGTCATGGTCGCCGACGGCGGCCCCTACCAGGTCAGCACCGCCTGCGTGGTCGTGGAGAACACGCACAACTTCGGCGGCGGCACCGTCCAGCCGATCGAGGACATGCGGCGGCTGCGCGAGGCCACCGCGGCGGCCGGTGTCGGCGTGCACCTCGACGGCGCCCGGCTGTGGAACGCGCACGTGGCCACCGGCGTGGCCCTCTCCGACTACGGCGCCTGCGCCGACACCGTCTCGGTCTGTCTGAGCAAGGGCCTGGGCGCGCCCGTCGGCTCCCTCCTCGCCTCCTCCGCCGCCCGCGTCGCGCAGGCGCGGGTATGGCGCAAGCGTCTCGGGGGCGGCATGCGCCAGGTGGGCATCCTGGCCGCCGCCGGGCTGCACGCCCTCGACCACCACGTCGAGCGGCTCGCCGAGGACCACGCCCGGACGCGCCGCGCCGCCGAGGCGCTCGCGGACGCGGTGCCCGGATCGGTGGACCCGGCCAGCGTGGAGACCAACATCCTCGTCGTGGACGTCGCCGCCGGTGCCTGGACCGGTCCCGGTCTCGTCGCCGCAGCCGCCGAGCAGGGCGTGCTGGGCTACCCCACCGACGTGCGGCACGCCCGCTTCGTCTGGCACCTGGACGTCGACGACGCCATGACCGACCACGCCGCCGAGCGGCTCTCCAGGCTGCTCGCCGCCGGTCCGGGAGAGTAG